The segment CAACGCTACACGGTTGGATTTCATAAAGTAATGGCTCAGTTTAACACCATGCCTCCTAGCATTGAACCAACCGCAACAGGGCATATTGTAGAGCAAATTGAAATGACAAAAAAAATAATTGCGAATGGATATGCCTATGAAGTAAATGGCACGGTTTATTTTGATGTGGAGAAATTTGCAAAAGAACAAGATTATGGAATACTAACAAATAGAAAGTTAGAGGATTTGCTTTCGGGCACAAGAGCATTGGATGGCCAAGATGAAAAGCGTGGAGCATTGGACTTTGCATTGTGGATAAAAGCAAAGCCCGAACATATTATGCGCTGGCCATCGCCATGGGGCGAAGGATTCCCGGGGTGGCACATTGAATGCAGCGCTATGAGTAAAAAATATTTGGGCAACACCTTTGATATACACGGAGGAGGGATGGATTTAGCAGCAACGCATCATACCAATGAAATTGCACAATCGCACGGTTGTAATCAATGCGCCCCTGTTAATTATTGGATGCATACCAATATGCTTACTGTGAATGGTGCAAGAATGGGAAAATCTGCGGGAAATAGTTTTTTGCCGGACGAATTATTTGCAGGTACACACCCCCTGCTAGATAAAGGCTATTCGCCAATGGCAGTTAAATTTTTTATGCTACAAACACATTACCGCAGCACCTTGGATTTCTCTAATCAAGCACTGCAAGCTTCAGAGAAAGGATTTGAGCGATTAATGGCAAGTGTGGAAACATTAAAAAATTTAAAAGCGGCTGCATCGTCATCGGTTGATGTTAAAAAGTTGAAAGCAGCTTGTTACGAAGCTATGAACGATGATTTTAACAGCCCCGTTTTAATTGCTAATTTATTTGATGGAGTTAAAATGATTAATTCCGTTCAAGCCGGTACAGAAACCATATCACATGCGGATTTGGAAGAGATAAAAAAACTATACAATGATTTTATATTTTCTATTTTAGGTTTGTATCAAGAAGATAAAAAACAAAATACAAAACTTGCAGATGATTTGATGCATGTAGTGCTGGAGATACGGCAGACTGCAAAAAACAAGAAAGATTTTGCTACATCTGATTTTATTCGTGATGAATTAGCAAAGCTTTCTATTTCGATAAAAGATACGAAGGAAGGTGCTAAATGGAGTGTAGAGGGTTGAAATTATTGAAATCTTTACTCAAATTGTAATTCTTGTTTTCACAAGAATCACAAAAAAAAGTTTTTATATTTTTCTAATTTGAAATCAAAAACTAAAATAGTAGAACCCAAAAACATTATAGAAGAATCCAGTAATTGGCCTGTTTATATTTTCCTTTTTCTTTTTGGATTTTTGTTGTATGCCAATACCATACCTAATGAGTATGCACTGGATGATGTAGCAGTCATACAACAAAATAAATTTACAAAGCAGGGTATTGCTGGCATTCCGGAAATGCTTACCACCTTTTATTGGCAGGGATTTTGGGATTTGAATGCCGGATTGTATCGCCCTTTATCGCTTATTACATTTGCACTTGATTATCAATTTTTTGGTGAAAATCCCCACGTGAGTCATTTTGTAAATGTAGTATTGTATGCATTTACATTGGTTTTACTTTTTGTTTTCCTGAATAAATTTTTCAAGGGCAATAAATTTTTGTTGAGTTTATTTACTACAGTATTATTTGCAGCACACCCGATACATACCGAGGTTATTGCCAATATTAAAAGTAGAGACGAGCTATTGTGTTTTCTATTTTTCTTGCTGAGTGCAATTCAGTTTTTTGTGTACTTAGACAATTTGAAAACAAAGCAACTTGTTTACTCGTTGATTTTTTATTTTTTAGCGCTGTTCTCAAAGGAAGGCGCAATAGTCTTTTTAGGCATTTTCCCTTTGTTGATGTACTATTATTCAAGTACAAATGCGAAGCAAATACTTGTTAAGGTTTTACCCTATGCTTTTATAGCACTTGTATTTATTGCTATTCACGAGGTTGTAATCAAGAGCGCTGCTACTCCTAAAATAACGTATTCGTTCTTAGATAATGGGTTGGTGGCGGCTCCCAATTACATAAGCAGGATGGCAACTGCAATTTATATGATGGGAAAATATTTATTGTTATTGATTTTTCCGCATCCATTATCGTACGATTATTCATTCAATGAAATTCCAGCCACTTCATTTTCAAATCTGAAAGTGCTTGTAACTGTTGTATTGTATGGCTTTTTTATTTTTTATGCACTAAAAAACATGCAACGGAAAGGTATTGTTGCTTTTGCAATTCTAT is part of the Bacteroidota bacterium genome and harbors:
- a CDS encoding cysteine--tRNA ligase; the protein is MSQPLYIYNTLTRKKEEFKPITPPFVGMYVCGPTVYSDVHLGNCRTFISFDLIYRYLLHLGYKVRYVRNITDAGHLEGDRDEGDDKFAKKARLEQLEPMEIVQRYTVGFHKVMAQFNTMPPSIEPTATGHIVEQIEMTKKIIANGYAYEVNGTVYFDVEKFAKEQDYGILTNRKLEDLLSGTRALDGQDEKRGALDFALWIKAKPEHIMRWPSPWGEGFPGWHIECSAMSKKYLGNTFDIHGGGMDLAATHHTNEIAQSHGCNQCAPVNYWMHTNMLTVNGARMGKSAGNSFLPDELFAGTHPLLDKGYSPMAVKFFMLQTHYRSTLDFSNQALQASEKGFERLMASVETLKNLKAAASSSVDVKKLKAACYEAMNDDFNSPVLIANLFDGVKMINSVQAGTETISHADLEEIKKLYNDFIFSILGLYQEDKKQNTKLADDLMHVVLEIRQTAKNKKDFATSDFIRDELAKLSISIKDTKEGAKWSVEG
- a CDS encoding DUF1736 domain-containing protein, which gives rise to MKSKTKIVEPKNIIEESSNWPVYIFLFLFGFLLYANTIPNEYALDDVAVIQQNKFTKQGIAGIPEMLTTFYWQGFWDLNAGLYRPLSLITFALDYQFFGENPHVSHFVNVVLYAFTLVLLFVFLNKFFKGNKFLLSLFTTVLFAAHPIHTEVIANIKSRDELLCFLFFLLSAIQFFVYLDNLKTKQLVYSLIFYFLALFSKEGAIVFLGIFPLLMYYYSSTNAKQILVKVLPYAFIALVFIAIHEVVIKSAATPKITYSFLDNGLVAAPNYISRMATAIYMMGKYLLLLIFPHPLSYDYSFNEIPATSFSNLKVLVTVVLYGFFIFYALKNMQRKGIVAFAILFFLITISLTSNIFMLIGATMGERFLYVPSLSFCLLIAMGIISAFKLKETQSLSDVLKLNKAALALIVLLLVGYSSKTISRNFDWKDNYTLFTKDVFATPGSSRTQYNYGTVLLNTKAANEQDTLKKNLILDAAIKALLRSTKIDSLSPGAFLNLASAYYTRKKYADAANAAIMCLQRDANEVKANSILGNAQYRLGNFDEAIKNLNICIDKKFVSDETYNFLGGSYFSKQDFPNAIVAFKKGLEYNSKNTGVILNLGAAYGMIRDFDNAIATFKLGIKIDPKNKQFYTYTALTYQNMGMLDSAVVYQNKTVLR